The DNA window GGCCCGGGGGACCGGGCCCTCCCCTTGGTCGGTGCGACCGGGAAGCGCTGACGGATCAGCGACAGACCCGGGTCGCAGCGCGCCAGCTTCTGGTCCAGTGGGCGGCGTGGCGGTGGCCCTTGCTGTCGCGGTACGCCTTGTGCCAGGTCCTCGACCAGTGGCCGGGGCGTGCCACACACGTGCGGTGGTGTGGCGAGGTACGGGTGCTCACGGTGGGGGACGCCGGTGCCGCCGACGCCGCAGTCGCCGAGGTGAACGCGATCCCGCCCGCCAGCACGCTGGAGGCGGCACCGACGGCGAGAAGCCGGACAAGCCTGTTGGTGCGCATCATGTGACCTTCTTTCCTGCTCGTGGGACGAGCACGAACCCCGGCTTATCACCCCATATGTCCGCCCGGTCACCCGACTGTGGCGACCGAGTGAACGCCACGCCCGGCACTACGGCGAACGGGTGGTGCCGCACCCCGCCGGGCAGCGGCCGCCCCCGCTGCGGCCCGCCCAGGGCCCCCGAGTTGCCGATTCATCCCGCTCTGTGACGATGGCGGAGGTGTGCGTCACCGTGCCCGCCCCGCACCGTCGTGGACAGGAGACCCCCATGGCCGAGCCGCCGCCGCCTCCGCAGGGCCCCGTCCTGGAGCCCGCCGCCAGGGAGTTGGCGGATGCCACCGCCCCGCACCCGCGCAGCTACGAGGTGGAGCCCGAGCAGGGCCGCGACCTCCTCGCCGACCTCCAGCGGGGCGCCGACGTGGCCAAGCCCCAGGCCGACGAGCAGTGGGTGACCGTCCAGGGCGGGCCCACCGGCTCGGTACGCACCCGGATCGTCCGGCCCCCGGGCACCTCCGGGCAGCTGCCGGTGGTGCTCTACCTCCATGGCGCGGGCTGGGTCTTCGGCGACGAGACCACCCATGACCGGCTGGTGCGCGAACTGGCCGTCGGCGCCGAGGCGGCGGTCGTCTTCCCGCTCTACGACCGCGCGCCGGAGGCCAGATACCCCACCCAGATCGAGCAGAACTGGGCGGTGGGGCAGTGGATCGTCGCCGAGGGGGCCGGGCACGGTCTCGACGCCTCCCGCCTCGCGGTGTGCGGTGACTCGGTCGGCGGCAATATGTCCGCCGTCTTCGCGCTGATGGCCAAGGAGCGCGGCGGCGTCCCGCTGCGGGCGCAGGTGCTGCTGTACCCGGTCACCGACGCCGACTTCGGGACCTCCTCGTACCGGCAGTTCGCCGACGGCTACGTCCTCACCCGGGACGGGATGATGTGGTTCTGGAACCAGTACACGGACGACCCGGCGCAGCGTGCCGAGGTCTATGCCTCACCGCTGCGGGCCTCCCTTGACCAGCTGAGCGGACTGCCCCCGGCGCTGGTGATCACCGGCGAGGCCGATGTGCTCCGGGACGAGGGCGAGGCGTACGCCGCCAGGCTCCGCGAGGCCGGGGTCGAGGTCACCGCCGTCCGGGTGCTGGGCATGGTGCACGACTTCCTGATGCTCGACAGTCTGCGCGACTCCCGGGCGGCCGGCGTCGCCCGGCGACTCACCGTGGACGCCCTGCGGCGGGCCCTGCACGGCTGACGGCCCTGCGCGGCTGACGGCGCTGCATAGCTGACGGCGCAGCACTGCTGACGGCGCAGCACCGCGTGCACCCGCCGGGCGTCCCCGGCGGGTGCACGCGGTACCGGTCCTACGGCGCCGCCCTCGCCGCGTCACTGCGCGGCGGCGGCCGTCCCCGAGGGCACCGCCCGGGTCGCGGCCCGGGACGCCTTGGGCTCCAGTGCCCGCTGGGCGAGTTCGCCGAAGAGCAGGCCGAACGCGGTCCACAGGGTGAGCTGGATGGCGAGCGCCGCGATGCGGAACTGCCACAGCAGGGTGGCCGAGAAGTCCGCCGGCACCTCGTTGACGGCCGGCAGCAGGGCGTACGCCAGGCCGACGACCACCGCGAACGCGGCGCCGGCCGCGACGGTGGCGTACCAGTTGCCCCACCGGGGCGCCAGGTAGCGGCCGAGGAGCACGGCGGCGACCGCCAGCAGCACGCTGAGCAGCATCATCAGGAAGTACAGCGCGGTCCGCTTGCCGATGGTGTCGGGTTCGCCGACGGACGGCGGGTTGGCCGGGTACTTCAGGAACGGCACCAGGTAGACGGCGACCAGCGCCGCGAACGACAGCAGCGCCGCAGTCGCCCGGGGGCTGAAGCGGCCGACCCTGCCCAGGGCGAAGCAGAAGGCCAGGGCGGCGATGCCGCCCATGGCGACGCCGAAGATCAGGACGCCGGTGGCCAGCCCGGCGGTCGACTGGAGCGTGCGGCTGACGAGTTCGACCTCATGCTCGTGCTCGTGCGCGTGGGACTCCTCGAAGGCGATGGCGGCGTCGACCCGGGACTCCCCGAGCAGGTACGCCGCGACAAAGGCGAGCACGCCGGCCGCGAGGCCGGCCAGCATGCCGCGGATGAGCAGGGTTCTGGCGAGGGCGGAGTTCATGTGCTCGGCTCCGGTCAGTGGCAGGGGAAGCCGAGGAGATGGCGGCCGTCGTGCACCCACTCGTGCACGGTCTCGCCGGAGATCAGGGAGGTGGCGCCCTGCTCGGCGCCGACGAAGTAGAGCAGCACCAGCATCAGGACGCCGAAGAACACGGCCCACGGCAGGATCGCTCGCACCGGAATCGGGGCGATGCCGGGCTGGGCGGGGGAAACGGCAGGGGGAACAACGGACTCTGCCATGGCAGCCTCCTCTGGGAACACGCGTCCCACTCGTTGGAGCACGACGACGGTGCCGGGTCTGACTCACCGGAGGCCGCCGCCCTCCCCGGGGTGGAGGAGAGCGGTGCCTGCTCGGCATACAGTGGCGCGACCGTGCCGGCCTCTCACCGGACTTCCGTCACACCGTCGTCACATCGACGCGACGGTACCGCGAACCGGCAGACCGGCCAAGAGCGCGCGGACGGGCGCCCGCACCTCGCCCCGTCCCGGACCGCATGGCCGAATCGGCCTGGCGGCAGGCGAGTTGGAGGGTTTGGTGCACCTGTGGGCGAGTGGGAGGGCAGTCCGATGACCGTCAGGGTGATCTTCATCTCAGCGGCGGGCAGCGCCGCGCTGCGGGAGGCGCGGTTCGACGACGGCGGCCCGCTGGACGCGGCCGGGCTGCGCCGGGCGCGGACGGCGGCCGGCACCCTGCCCCCGGCCCGCCGGAGCTACGCCTCCCCGACGGCGCGCTGCCGGGAGACCGCCGAGGCCCTGGGGTTGGCGGCCGAACCCGTGCCCGCGCTGGGCGGCTGCGCGATGGGCCGCTGGCGGGGGCGCCGCCTGGACGAGGTGATGGCCGCCGAGCCGGAGGCGGTCGCCGGGTGGCTCTCGGACCCCTCCTGCGCACCGCACGGCGGCGAGTCCCTGCTGGAGCTGCACACCAGGGTCGCCGGCTGGCTGGACGCGCTGCCCGGCTCAGGGCTGGCGGGCTCTGGGCAGGCGGACTCCGGGCAGGCGGGCTCCGGGCGGGTGGTGGTCGTCGCCGAGCCCGATGTGGTGCGCGCCGCGCTGGTCCATGCCCTCGGGGCGCCGCCGCAGGTCTTCTGGCGGCTGGACGTACCCCCGCTCACCGCCACCGAACTCAGCGGGCGCGACGGCCGGTGGAACCTGCGCTGCGGCACCCCGCTCGGCAGCTGAACCAGCCCCCTCCGCCGACGGACATCTGCACGGCTGTGCAGCCTTGCAGGCGCTCCGTCGCGGCCCATAGGGTGGGCCCGCCGTGGTGCTCGGGAAGCCGGTGCGATACCGGAGCGGCCCTCGCCACTGTGATCGGGAAGTCCGTACTCCACCGTCCCCCGCCCGCCGGGGGAGGAGGCCACGGGAGGCCGTGAGGCGTCCGGGAAGGCCGGTGCACGGACGTCGGACCCGTCAGCCAGGAGACCGGCCACGGCACCGTACGACGTCCATCCACGAGGTGCTGGAGAGACCGCCGCAGATGAGCCTGCCTGCCTGTGCCGCCCGTCCCGCCTGTGCCGCCCCTGCCGCAGGGCCCGCGCCCGAGCGCGCGTCGAACGGAGCCGAGCGGTGAGCAGGCGCCCCGAACCGCCCCGGATCACCTTCGGCGGGAAGCCGGCCGTGGTCCTCAGCCCCGAGGACTACCAGTCCCTGGCCGCCGCACGACGGCAGGTGGGCGGCCAGGCCACCCGGATCAAGGTCCTCAGGCGCGAGCTGGCCGACGCCGTCGCCCTGCTGGCCGAGGCCGAGGCGCAGTTGGCGGACCACCACCGCCACCCGGCCGACGCACCGGCCGACGGACCGGCCGATGCGGCGGCCCCGTGCGCCGGCTGCGGGCTGCTGGAGTCGGTCCGGGAGTGGATGCGGGCGCCGCAGCGCAGCGGCGCCCCCGGCCACTCGGCCGCCGAGCCCGGCGCCGGCTGAACGGGTCAGGCGGCGTACTGCTTGAGCCGGGACTCGAAGTCGCGCAGGGCGCGCTGCGCCCAGCGGTAGCTGCACACGTCGTTCCAGCTGATCGGGTAGGCGTGCCCGGCCCGTACGGTGGGGAGCGCGGTCAGGGCCAGCCCGCCGGCGCCGGCCAGCAGCCCGCGCCGGGTGAGCTGGTTCACGATCTCGGCGAAGCGGGCCTCCAACTCGGGGCCGGCGGGGATGCGGGGGGCGGTGGTGTGCACGGGGGTGGTGCCTTTCTCGGCGGCTTGGGGGCTCGGCGGCTCGGGTTGGGGCGGGGTCAGGCGGTCTGCGCGGCTTCCTGCCGGATGTGGTGGCGGCCGATCGGCAGCACCAGCGGGGTCCGGGAGACCTCGTCGGTGACGATCCGGCAGTCCATGCCGAAGATCTCGCGGACGGTGGCCTCGGTGACCACCTCGGACGGGGTGCCCTCTGCGGCGACCCTGCCGTCCTTCATGGCGATGAGGTGGTCTCCGTAGCGGCAGGCCAGGTTGAGGTCGTGCAGGACCGCGACCACGGTGGTGCCGCGCTGCCGGTTGAGGTCGGTCAGCAGGTCCAGCACCTCCACCTGGTGCGGCAGGTCCAGATAGGTGGTGGGTTCGTCCAGCAGCAGCAGGTCGGTGTGCTGGGCGAGGGCGACGGCGATCCAGACCCGCTGCCGCTGGCCGCCGGAGAGTTCGTCCACCGAGCGCTCGGCCAGTTCCAGGGTGTCGGTGGCGGCCAGTGCCCCCGCGACGGCGTCGTCATCCTGCTCGGTCCAGCGGCGGAACCAGCCCTGGTGCGGGTAGCGGCCGCGCCCGACCAGGTCGGCGACGCGGATGCCGTCGGGGGCCACCGGGGTCTGCGGGAGGATGCCGAGCTTGGCCGCGACCTCCTTGGTGGGGACGGTGTGGATATTGCGGCCGTCCAGCAGCACCTCGCCGGAGCTGGGTGCGAGCAGCCTGGCGAGGCCGCGCAGCAGGGTGGACTTCCCGCAGGCGTTGGGGCCGACGATCATGGTGACCCGGCCGGGCGGGATGTCGGCGGTGATGCCGCTGACCACCTCCTGCCGGTCGTAGCCCAGGTGCAGCCGTTGGGCGCTCAGAGTGTGCCGGGCCGAACCCGGTCGGGCCGAACCCGGTCGGGCCGGGGCGTGCTCGGCCGTGCCGGGCTGGGCCGGGGCGTGCTGTGCCGTCGTCATCGGCTTTTCCTCATCCTCCACGGCCGACCCGGTTGGACCGGGCCAGGAGCCAGAGCAGACAGGGGGCTCCCAGAGCCCCGGTGATCACCCCGACCGGGAACTCGGTCGGGCCCAGCAGATGCTGTCCGGCGAAGTCGCAGCCCAGCATGGTCAGCGCCCCGACCTGCGCGGACAGGGCCAGCGCCGGACCCCGGCCGTGGATCAGCCGGCGGGCGATCGGCCCGGACAGGAAGGCGACAAAGGCCACCGGGCCGGTGGCGGCGGTGGCCACCGCCGCCAGGCAGACGCCCACCAGCACCAGGCCGAGCCGCCCCCGTTCGACCCGTACGCCGAGTCCCCGGGCGGTGTCGTCGCCGAGCGAGAGGGCGGGCAGCGAGCGGGCGGCGATGACGGCGGCGGGCAGCAGCGGGACCAGGCAGAGCAGCAGGGTGCGGGCGCGCTGCCAGTCGCTTGCGCCCAGGCTGCCGGTGAGCCAGACCATGGCCTGCTGGGCGGTGTAGACCTCGGCCCGGGTCATCAGGAAGGAGACCATGCCGGAGAGCGCGGCGGAGACGCCGATGCCGACCAGGACCAGCCGGTAGCCGGTGACTCCGCGCCGCCAGGCCAGCAGGTAGATCGCCACGGCGGTGGCCAGCGCCCCGACCAGGGCGCTCAGCGAGACGGCCGCTCCGCCCAGCCCGAAGAGGACGATCGCGACCACGGCGGCGGCGCTGGCGCCCGAGGTGATGCCGATGACATCGGGGCTGGCCAGCGGGTTGCGTACCAGGTTCTGGAAGATCGCCCCGGAGAGGCCGAAGGCGGCGCCGGAGGCGACGGCGGTCAGCGCCCGGGGCAGCCGGACGTCGAGGACGATGAAGTCGGTGCCCGGGGTGCCGTGGCCGAGCAGCGACCGGAGGACGTCCGGCAGCGGGATGGGGAAGCTGCCGACGGTGAGGGAGTAGCAGAACACGGCGAAGGTGACCGCGCCGAGGACCGAGGCGGCGGTCAGGGTGCCGAGCCGGCCCCGGCGGCGGGCGGCGACCAGGGCGCGGCGGGCGGCGGCGGGTACGGGGCGCGGCGCGGCGGGTGCGGCGGGCGCGGTGGCCAGGTGCTGGGTCGTCATCTACAGGCCCGCCAGCTTCTGCCGGCGGACCAGGGCGACGAAGACCGGGGCGCCGAGGACGGCGGTCACAATGCCCACCTGGATCTCCCCGGGTCGGGCGACGACCCGGCCCACGACGTCCGAGACCAGCAGCAGGGTCGGGGCCAGCAGCATCGCGCAGGGCAGGATCCAGCGGTGGTCGGGGCCGGTGAAGAGCCGCACCGCATGCGGCACGGTGAGGCCGACGAAGCCGATCGGTCCGGCGATGGCCGTGGCGGTGCCGCAGAGCAGGACGGCGGTCACGGCGCAGAAGGCGCGGGCGGCGGTGACGTTCTGGCCCAGCCCCCGGGCGGTGTCGTCGCCGAGGCTCAGGGTGTTGAGCAGCCGTCCGGAGCAGAGCGCGAGCAGCGAGCCGACCACGACAAACGGTCCGGCCTGCCAGGCGACGGACAGGTCCCGCCCGGCCAGTGCGCCGACCTCCCAGAACCGGAACTGGTCGAAGGTACGGGTGTCGGTGAGCAGCAGGGCGCTGGTGAACGAGGTGAGCGCGGCGCTGACCGCCGCCCCGGCCAGGGCCAGCTTGACCGGGGTGGCGCCCTCCCGGCCGAGTGAGCCGACCGTGTACACGACCAGCGCGGCGCAGGCGGCGCCGAGGAAGGCGAACCACACATAGCCGGTGAAGGAGGTGATGCCGAAGACGCTGATCGCGGTCACCACTGAGAGCGCGGCGCCGGAGTTCACCCCCAGCAGCCCGGGGTCGGCCAGCGGGTTGCGGGCCAGTCCCTGCATCACCGTGCCGGCCAGGCCGAGGGCTGCGCCGGCCAGCAGGCCGATCACGGTGCGCGGCAGGCGGAGCGAGGTGACGATCAGTTGGTCGCCGTCGTCGGGGTCGTGGTGCAGCACGGTGTCCAGGACGGTGGAGAGCGGTACGGACTTGGCTCCCACGGCGAGGCTGGCGCCGACCGCCAGGACCAGGGCCACCGCGAGTACCGTCAGGCCCAGTGCCGGTGTCGCCCGGCGGCGCGCTGGCAATGGGCCGGGCGCGGGCAACTGGCCGGGTGCGGGCGCGGGCCTCGCGGGCGCGCGCCGGAGCGCGGGCGAGGGCCACGCGGGCTCGGGGTGGGACGGATCAAGCCTGCCCTGGCGGGGCACGGCGGCGTCCGTGCGGGGG is part of the Peterkaempfera bronchialis genome and encodes:
- a CDS encoding FecCD family ABC transporter permease, producing MTTQHLATAPAAPAAPRPVPAAARRALVAARRRGRLGTLTAASVLGAVTFAVFCYSLTVGSFPIPLPDVLRSLLGHGTPGTDFIVLDVRLPRALTAVASGAAFGLSGAIFQNLVRNPLASPDVIGITSGASAAAVVAIVLFGLGGAAVSLSALVGALATAVAIYLLAWRRGVTGYRLVLVGIGVSAALSGMVSFLMTRAEVYTAQQAMVWLTGSLGASDWQRARTLLLCLVPLLPAAVIAARSLPALSLGDDTARGLGVRVERGRLGLVLVGVCLAAVATAATGPVAFVAFLSGPIARRLIHGRGPALALSAQVGALTMLGCDFAGQHLLGPTEFPVGVITGALGAPCLLWLLARSNRVGRGG
- a CDS encoding histidine phosphatase family protein is translated as MTVRVIFISAAGSAALREARFDDGGPLDAAGLRRARTAAGTLPPARRSYASPTARCRETAEALGLAAEPVPALGGCAMGRWRGRRLDEVMAAEPEAVAGWLSDPSCAPHGGESLLELHTRVAGWLDALPGSGLAGSGQADSGQAGSGRVVVVAEPDVVRAALVHALGAPPQVFWRLDVPPLTATELSGRDGRWNLRCGTPLGS
- a CDS encoding alpha/beta hydrolase — its product is MAEPPPPPQGPVLEPAARELADATAPHPRSYEVEPEQGRDLLADLQRGADVAKPQADEQWVTVQGGPTGSVRTRIVRPPGTSGQLPVVLYLHGAGWVFGDETTHDRLVRELAVGAEAAVVFPLYDRAPEARYPTQIEQNWAVGQWIVAEGAGHGLDASRLAVCGDSVGGNMSAVFALMAKERGGVPLRAQVLLYPVTDADFGTSSYRQFADGYVLTRDGMMWFWNQYTDDPAQRAEVYASPLRASLDQLSGLPPALVITGEADVLRDEGEAYAARLREAGVEVTAVRVLGMVHDFLMLDSLRDSRAAGVARRLTVDALRRALHG
- a CDS encoding FecCD family ABC transporter permease → MPARRRATPALGLTVLAVALVLAVGASLAVGAKSVPLSTVLDTVLHHDPDDGDQLIVTSLRLPRTVIGLLAGAALGLAGTVMQGLARNPLADPGLLGVNSGAALSVVTAISVFGITSFTGYVWFAFLGAACAALVVYTVGSLGREGATPVKLALAGAAVSAALTSFTSALLLTDTRTFDQFRFWEVGALAGRDLSVAWQAGPFVVVGSLLALCSGRLLNTLSLGDDTARGLGQNVTAARAFCAVTAVLLCGTATAIAGPIGFVGLTVPHAVRLFTGPDHRWILPCAMLLAPTLLLVSDVVGRVVARPGEIQVGIVTAVLGAPVFVALVRRQKLAGL
- a CDS encoding ABC transporter ATP-binding protein, which produces MTTAQHAPAQPGTAEHAPARPGSARPGSARHTLSAQRLHLGYDRQEVVSGITADIPPGRVTMIVGPNACGKSTLLRGLARLLAPSSGEVLLDGRNIHTVPTKEVAAKLGILPQTPVAPDGIRVADLVGRGRYPHQGWFRRWTEQDDDAVAGALAATDTLELAERSVDELSGGQRQRVWIAVALAQHTDLLLLDEPTTYLDLPHQVEVLDLLTDLNRQRGTTVVAVLHDLNLACRYGDHLIAMKDGRVAAEGTPSEVVTEATVREIFGMDCRIVTDEVSRTPLVLPIGRHHIRQEAAQTA
- a CDS encoding CbtA family protein, which codes for MNSALARTLLIRGMLAGLAAGVLAFVAAYLLGESRVDAAIAFEESHAHEHEHEVELVSRTLQSTAGLATGVLIFGVAMGGIAALAFCFALGRVGRFSPRATAALLSFAALVAVYLVPFLKYPANPPSVGEPDTIGKRTALYFLMMLLSVLLAVAAVLLGRYLAPRWGNWYATVAAGAAFAVVVGLAYALLPAVNEVPADFSATLLWQFRIAALAIQLTLWTAFGLLFGELAQRALEPKASRAATRAVPSGTAAAAQ
- a CDS encoding CbtB domain-containing protein; this translates as MAESVVPPAVSPAQPGIAPIPVRAILPWAVFFGVLMLVLLYFVGAEQGATSLISGETVHEWVHDGRHLLGFPCH